The Pseudoalteromonas translucida KMM 520 genome has a window encoding:
- a CDS encoding AzlD domain-containing protein, whose amino-acid sequence MMTTILLMACITFFTRYLFLHRALPFKVGPKMQQFLSFSAPAVLTAIWVPIVFLNDDGINLHWQNPYLSAAIVAIIVAYKTHNIYYTTIAGMGLFLILN is encoded by the coding sequence ATGATGACCACTATTTTACTAATGGCCTGTATTACCTTTTTTACCCGTTACTTATTTTTGCACCGCGCTTTACCCTTTAAAGTTGGGCCTAAAATGCAACAATTTTTAAGTTTTAGTGCACCAGCGGTACTTACGGCTATTTGGGTACCTATTGTATTTTTAAACGATGATGGCATTAATTTACATTGGCAAAACCCTTATTTAAGTGCGGCTATAGTCGCTATTATTGTGGCTTATAAAACCCATAATATTTATTACACTACGATTGCGGGTATGGGGTTGTTTTTAATTTTAAATTAA
- a CDS encoding DUF2721 domain-containing protein, protein MDNEVINILTMAKVIQTAVAPVFLITGIAATLGVLSNRLARITDRARQLERRLKVSTDEDFNLSLTTELRALLKRSRCVHIAFSLSVLSALLVCTVVMLLFLSHIQAVNLSVTIGSCFVGAMMLLIFAFISLLCEVFLATRSMRRGMIFADIDIND, encoded by the coding sequence ATGGATAACGAAGTAATTAATATTTTAACCATGGCCAAAGTGATTCAAACCGCGGTTGCTCCCGTCTTTTTAATTACCGGTATTGCAGCCACATTAGGTGTTTTATCAAACCGTTTAGCGCGCATAACAGATAGAGCCAGGCAGTTAGAGCGTAGGCTAAAAGTGAGTACCGATGAAGACTTCAATCTATCGTTAACCACCGAATTACGGGCACTGTTAAAACGTTCTCGCTGCGTCCATATTGCATTTAGTTTAAGTGTATTAAGTGCATTACTTGTGTGTACTGTAGTTATGTTGTTATTTTTATCGCATATTCAGGCTGTTAATTTAAGTGTCACTATAGGCAGCTGCTTTGTTGGCGCTATGATGCTGCTAATATTTGCTTTTATATCACTACTTTGCGAAGTGTTTTTAGCCACACGCAGTATGCGCCGCGGTATGATTTTTGCCGACATTGATATTAATGATTGA
- a CDS encoding DMT family transporter: MKSAALYITTVLIWGSTWLAIEFQLGDIAVELSLFYRFAIAALLMWLYVAYKKPKMRFNLVDHGFFVLLALFNFGLNYLMLYWAQNHLSSAMTSIAFSMLLVMNIVNTRLFFGKPISKRIYTGAVLAILGITCLFWPQLQQLNLSNSAFVGLLLALGGTFVASLGNMVSVRNSRKQIGVLQGNAWGMLYSAIGLALYVFMSDVQFNFTAPTSYWLSLLYLSIFGTVIAFACYFALLKNIGPEKASYVIVLFPLVAVTLSSFYEGFEWHANTFAGFSLVLLGNAIVLTPTKRINAFLANRAVARRGSVPS, encoded by the coding sequence TTGAAAAGTGCAGCACTATATATAACAACTGTTTTAATTTGGGGCTCAACCTGGTTGGCCATAGAGTTTCAGCTAGGCGATATTGCTGTTGAACTATCGCTATTTTATCGTTTTGCAATCGCGGCATTATTAATGTGGTTATATGTGGCATACAAAAAACCCAAGATGCGATTTAATTTAGTCGATCATGGTTTTTTCGTATTATTGGCCCTGTTTAACTTTGGTCTAAATTACTTAATGCTTTACTGGGCACAAAATCATCTTAGCTCTGCAATGACCTCGATTGCTTTTTCAATGCTATTAGTAATGAATATAGTTAATACCCGATTATTTTTTGGCAAACCTATTTCAAAACGAATTTATACCGGTGCTGTACTTGCCATTTTAGGTATAACCTGCCTGTTTTGGCCACAATTACAGCAACTCAACTTGAGTAACAGTGCATTCGTCGGGTTACTACTTGCTCTTGGCGGCACCTTTGTGGCTTCATTAGGAAACATGGTAAGTGTACGTAATTCACGCAAACAAATTGGTGTGTTACAAGGTAATGCTTGGGGCATGTTATACAGTGCCATTGGCTTAGCCTTATATGTATTTATGAGCGACGTGCAATTTAATTTTACTGCACCTACTAGCTATTGGCTGTCATTATTGTACTTATCTATTTTTGGCACTGTAATCGCCTTTGCTTGTTACTTTGCACTGTTAAAAAATATTGGTCCCGAAAAAGCCAGCTATGTCATCGTACTGTTTCCTTTAGTTGCGGTAACACTAAGCAGCTTTTATGAAGGCTTTGAATGGCACGCAAATACCTTTGCAGGGTTTAGCTTAGTACTACTTGGTAACGCCATAGTGCTTACCCCAACAAAACGAATTAATGCCTTTTTAGCAAACAGAGCGGTTGCTAGAAGAGGCTCTGTCCCCAGTTAG
- a CDS encoding S8 family serine peptidase, which produces MSKNIIKKTAIATAVSSAFIATLASASNLPTANITYQKAEAVKEQVADKKEPSAHMIVLRATTSVDAYVAGTYQQSNNREITANIEQLQDTMTLELNSLDFDAKIIGKTKILAPTLIVQASAEALAKIAKDSRVAKVLPMFDSELHVAASSDYINAKPLIVDGIASGKGQRVAVLDTGIDYTHQAFGGEGTVEAYLAAQADPTTVAWPQGVVKGGYDFINEDADPIENDPANSPATGAPTNHGTSSSNSVNGIAPDVELYVYSVCGGGCPSAAQAAALEAAMDPNGDGDISDRVDVMNMSLGGEFGDTYTGGGTQYLIQRAVELGVNMVISAGNDGDNPFRIGGPSTTPNALSVGAMTHPTTEIGVATGTIAGVEGNIQPSSFGPQEAYTITGADIELVYPDANQNGCVAFAADVDFTGKAVLIDRGACAFTDKVLNAQTNGAEFVMIANNTDDGTPAPMGGFDADVTIKNVGINFAAGAALKAQLTAGEPATFDISIDIKTTSGAVATFSSRGPSMDGLLKPEITAPGTSIDVAAAGTQTGTNPVSGTSFSGPITAGAVAMIREAHPDRNAFEIKATIMNAANLNVTNEPLAINPASELAPISMIGAGLVDVAKAVNLPVAAWVNNAKFNTKQAALSFGLESMTETASLTKTVTVKNFSADAKTYNLRTEARYQSDIDTAAISWDFPASITVPAGQAINFDVVLTVDPAKLPEWNLNNPFSAEEVAARSAALTSVEFDGALVFDDASTDTDHDLHLVYHAMPKAATELSVSSQIVDSEMALVVTNSGQTEIMPQAESIVAVGVEKTFAEAEFNILATTFSAFNAEFCDSGIFVTSSIQLRDPLTHTFQAGYRLEIDTDNDGVADQFMTNLNDRGRDTAFPGRSRTLIGETDGAGNDSWAWGTPLYHSAGEDTITFSGCSELLNIDGTLLGEQMNFKASVGYAAYQSGVFTETDSVTGSTVFGMQPQVAFTSLETGEAVTTLKPGEKAVVTASGPFALTQASGLDVVKVMAAADLEVPDVSAPALVGGEFTVSEDAANGTVVGALTVTESEFDLAISEYFVQSNTHQGLGIDADGQVVVTNTALLTGDSSAEIQVVAIDTRGNVSEPAMVTVSITKVVPPPVVVTPEPEKKSSGSLAWLLLTAPLAFMRRRKQK; this is translated from the coding sequence ATGTCTAAAAATATAATAAAGAAAACAGCTATTGCCACTGCTGTCTCAAGCGCATTTATTGCAACACTTGCAAGTGCAAGCAACTTACCTACGGCTAATATTACTTATCAAAAAGCTGAAGCAGTAAAAGAACAAGTTGCAGATAAAAAAGAACCATCGGCACATATGATTGTATTACGCGCTACCACATCAGTAGATGCCTATGTTGCAGGTACTTACCAGCAATCAAATAATCGTGAAATTACAGCTAATATAGAGCAACTTCAAGACACTATGACTCTTGAGTTAAATAGCTTAGATTTTGATGCAAAAATAATTGGTAAAACCAAAATATTAGCACCTACGTTAATCGTTCAAGCTTCAGCTGAAGCACTTGCTAAAATTGCTAAAGATTCACGAGTAGCAAAAGTATTACCTATGTTCGATAGCGAACTGCATGTTGCAGCAAGCTCTGACTATATTAATGCAAAACCACTTATTGTAGACGGTATTGCAAGTGGTAAAGGTCAACGTGTTGCGGTATTAGATACGGGTATTGATTACACTCACCAAGCATTTGGTGGTGAAGGTACAGTTGAAGCATATTTAGCAGCGCAAGCAGATCCTACTACAGTGGCTTGGCCTCAAGGTGTTGTTAAAGGTGGCTACGACTTTATTAATGAAGACGCTGATCCGATAGAGAACGACCCTGCTAATTCTCCAGCAACAGGGGCTCCAACAAACCATGGTACTTCATCTTCAAACTCAGTAAATGGTATTGCGCCAGACGTTGAGCTTTATGTTTACTCTGTATGTGGTGGCGGTTGTCCAAGTGCCGCGCAGGCTGCAGCATTAGAAGCTGCAATGGATCCTAATGGCGATGGTGATATTTCTGACCGTGTAGATGTAATGAATATGTCGCTTGGTGGCGAGTTTGGCGACACATATACTGGCGGCGGTACACAATACTTAATTCAGCGTGCTGTTGAATTAGGCGTTAATATGGTTATTTCTGCGGGTAATGATGGCGATAATCCATTCCGTATCGGTGGCCCAAGTACCACACCTAATGCCTTATCTGTTGGTGCAATGACTCATCCTACAACAGAAATAGGTGTTGCTACAGGTACTATTGCTGGCGTTGAAGGTAATATTCAGCCATCAAGCTTTGGTCCTCAAGAAGCTTATACAATAACAGGCGCAGACATTGAGTTAGTTTATCCAGACGCAAACCAAAATGGTTGTGTTGCCTTTGCTGCCGATGTTGATTTTACCGGTAAAGCTGTATTAATAGACCGTGGTGCTTGTGCATTTACCGACAAAGTATTAAACGCACAAACAAATGGTGCAGAGTTTGTGATGATTGCAAACAATACTGATGATGGCACACCAGCTCCTATGGGTGGTTTTGATGCTGATGTAACAATTAAAAATGTAGGCATTAATTTTGCTGCAGGTGCGGCTTTAAAAGCTCAATTAACTGCAGGTGAGCCAGCAACATTTGATATTAGCATTGACATTAAAACTACATCTGGCGCTGTAGCTACGTTCTCATCTCGTGGTCCTTCAATGGATGGTTTATTAAAACCAGAAATTACTGCACCAGGTACTAGTATTGATGTTGCAGCAGCAGGTACTCAAACTGGTACTAACCCAGTTTCAGGTACATCTTTCTCAGGTCCAATTACTGCTGGTGCTGTTGCGATGATTCGTGAAGCGCATCCAGATCGTAATGCCTTTGAGATTAAAGCAACAATAATGAATGCGGCTAATTTAAATGTAACAAACGAGCCGTTAGCAATAAACCCTGCTTCAGAATTAGCACCTATTAGTATGATTGGCGCTGGTTTAGTTGATGTAGCTAAAGCGGTTAATTTACCGGTTGCTGCATGGGTAAATAACGCTAAGTTTAATACCAAGCAAGCAGCGCTTTCATTTGGCTTAGAAAGCATGACAGAAACTGCATCGTTAACTAAAACGGTAACAGTTAAGAACTTCTCAGCTGACGCTAAAACTTATAACCTACGTACAGAGGCGCGTTACCAGAGCGATATAGACACTGCGGCTATTAGCTGGGACTTCCCTGCATCAATTACTGTACCTGCAGGCCAAGCTATTAATTTCGACGTAGTATTAACCGTTGATCCAGCTAAGTTACCAGAGTGGAATCTAAATAACCCATTTAGCGCAGAGGAAGTTGCAGCAAGAAGTGCAGCATTAACCTCAGTAGAGTTTGATGGTGCTTTGGTGTTTGATGATGCCAGCACAGATACTGACCATGATTTACATCTTGTTTATCATGCAATGCCTAAAGCAGCTACTGAGCTAAGCGTTTCATCGCAAATCGTCGATAGTGAAATGGCTCTTGTTGTTACAAATAGTGGTCAAACTGAAATTATGCCACAAGCAGAAAGCATTGTTGCAGTGGGTGTTGAGAAAACATTTGCAGAAGCTGAATTTAATATTCTAGCAACTACTTTCTCGGCGTTTAATGCAGAGTTTTGTGACTCAGGCATATTTGTTACCTCATCGATTCAACTACGTGACCCACTAACGCATACCTTCCAAGCGGGTTACAGATTAGAAATTGATACCGATAATGACGGTGTAGCAGATCAGTTTATGACAAACTTAAACGACCGTGGCCGCGATACAGCGTTCCCTGGGCGTAGCCGTACGCTAATTGGTGAGACAGATGGCGCGGGTAATGATTCATGGGCGTGGGGCACTCCGCTTTATCACTCTGCGGGAGAGGACACCATTACCTTCTCTGGTTGTTCTGAACTACTTAATATAGATGGGACATTACTAGGCGAACAGATGAACTTTAAAGCATCTGTGGGTTATGCTGCATATCAAAGTGGTGTATTTACAGAAACTGATAGTGTTACAGGTTCAACTGTATTTGGTATGCAACCTCAAGTAGCGTTTACCTCGCTTGAAACAGGTGAAGCAGTTACAACACTTAAACCAGGTGAAAAAGCAGTTGTTACAGCAAGTGGTCCATTTGCGCTAACACAGGCTTCAGGCTTAGATGTTGTTAAAGTGATGGCAGCTGCTGATTTAGAGGTTCCAGATGTTTCAGCGCCAGCGCTTGTTGGTGGTGAGTTTACTGTTTCTGAAGATGCAGCAAACGGTACCGTAGTAGGTGCTTTAACAGTTACAGAGTCTGAATTTGATTTAGCTATTTCAGAGTACTTCGTTCAGTCAAATACTCACCAAGGTTTGGGTATTGATGCCGATGGTCAAGTTGTTGTTACTAACACAGCTTTACTGACAGGTGATTCTTCAGCTGAGATACAAGTAGTGGCAATTGATACACGTGGTAATGTATCAGAGCCTGCAATGGTTACGGTTAGTATTACTAAAGTAGTACCACCACCGGTTGTTGTAACACCAGAGCCAGAGAAAAAATCTTCGGGTTCATTAGCTTGGTTATTACTTACTGCGCCGCTTGCATTTATGCGTCGTCGTAAGCAAAAGTAA
- a CDS encoding glutathione peroxidase translates to MHKFHQLSATSLQGNTINFSEFAGKVVLIVNTASKCGFTYQYESLQALHNKYASQGLVILGFPCNQFNQQEPGDAQQIEQGCLINYGVNFLMAAKVEVNGEHAHPVFRYLKSTQPGFLTRKIKWNFTKFLIAADGSPIKRYAPFTKPEKLELTIQKALQQSNK, encoded by the coding sequence ATGCACAAGTTTCATCAGTTAAGCGCCACCAGTTTACAAGGTAACACCATTAATTTTAGCGAGTTTGCTGGTAAAGTCGTGCTTATTGTAAACACGGCAAGCAAGTGCGGCTTTACCTACCAGTACGAGTCATTACAGGCTTTGCATAATAAATATGCTAGCCAAGGCTTAGTAATTTTAGGATTTCCGTGTAATCAGTTTAATCAGCAAGAACCGGGAGATGCACAGCAGATAGAGCAAGGATGTTTAATAAATTACGGGGTTAATTTTTTAATGGCCGCTAAAGTAGAGGTAAACGGAGAGCATGCTCATCCGGTATTTCGTTATTTGAAATCGACACAACCTGGCTTTTTAACTCGCAAAATAAAGTGGAACTTTACTAAGTTTTTAATCGCAGCAGACGGCTCACCAATTAAACGCTATGCACCCTTTACCAAGCCAGAAAAGCTAGAGCTCACCATTCAAAAAGCACTGCAACAAAGTAATAAGTAA
- a CDS encoding AzlC family ABC transporter permease — protein sequence MNRPSRAILKGFVDMLPLCLAVIPWGILCGSLAIQNGFTALESQAMSLLVFAGSAQLVAIELIAGNTPLLTILFTTFIISSRHFLYGLAVRHKVIDQPLRWRLPVSFVLTDELFAFSHHPKAYRTKIRLIYALSAGFSFYIAWNLWTFIGIVAGTMLPDLTHLGLDFAIAATFIALVIPGIKSLASLVTVIVAGTSATLFKSTGFELWLVSSALLAMSAGYFTARITAKKERNL from the coding sequence ATGAACAGACCATCGCGTGCAATTTTAAAAGGCTTTGTTGATATGTTACCGCTTTGTTTGGCGGTGATCCCTTGGGGAATACTCTGTGGCTCACTGGCTATTCAAAATGGCTTTACTGCCCTTGAATCTCAAGCGATGTCGTTATTAGTATTTGCTGGCTCTGCGCAGCTTGTCGCTATTGAGTTAATTGCGGGAAATACGCCACTACTCACCATTTTATTTACTACCTTTATAATTAGCTCTCGGCATTTTTTATATGGCTTAGCGGTACGTCATAAAGTAATTGATCAACCTTTGCGCTGGCGTCTACCGGTAAGCTTTGTATTGACCGATGAGTTATTTGCATTTTCGCACCACCCTAAAGCCTATCGTACAAAAATACGTTTAATTTACGCACTTAGCGCCGGCTTTAGCTTTTATATTGCATGGAATTTATGGACGTTTATAGGCATTGTTGCTGGTACTATGCTCCCCGATTTAACCCATTTAGGCCTCGACTTTGCTATAGCCGCTACATTTATAGCTTTAGTTATTCCGGGTATTAAAAGTCTCGCCTCACTCGTTACAGTTATAGTAGCTGGCACTAGCGCTACACTGTTTAAAAGTACCGGATTTGAGTTATGGCTGGTGAGCTCTGCATTACTGGCTATGAGCGCAGGATACTTTACAGCAAGAATAACTGCTAAAAAGGAGCGCAACTTATGA
- a CDS encoding c-type cytochrome, translating into MKLKQVFIGALLSTCALSVSANSAFKEPSDAIEYRQAAFSMLSVQISDMGAMLKGKIPFDAEQFKARANNAAALAKMPWEAFYEGTDKGDTAALAAVWAENDTFMKKATAFQQYADELAVAAQSGDKAVIGKAFGAWAKGCKDCHTQFKD; encoded by the coding sequence ATGAAACTTAAACAAGTATTTATCGGGGCATTATTATCAACATGCGCACTTAGCGTATCAGCAAATTCTGCATTTAAAGAGCCAAGCGATGCTATTGAATATCGTCAAGCTGCATTTTCTATGCTCTCAGTACAAATTAGTGACATGGGCGCTATGCTTAAGGGCAAAATACCTTTTGATGCAGAACAATTTAAAGCACGTGCAAATAACGCAGCTGCACTGGCAAAAATGCCATGGGAAGCGTTTTACGAAGGCACTGATAAGGGTGATACTGCTGCACTTGCCGCTGTTTGGGCTGAAAACGACACTTTTATGAAAAAAGCAACTGCATTTCAGCAATACGCAGATGAACTTGCTGTAGCTGCACAGTCTGGCGACAAAGCGGTTATTGGTAAAGCGTTTGGCGCATGGGCCAAAGGCTGTAAAGATTGCCACACACAATTTAAAGACTAA
- a CDS encoding PA3496 family putative envelope integrity protein, producing the protein MGKTFSYDALDDDFVEDEYEMLGRNQHDKNKQKVKKKLEDYLEQKRLRKNLGEDDLSDYTD; encoded by the coding sequence GTGGGTAAGACATTTAGTTACGATGCGCTAGATGACGATTTTGTTGAAGACGAGTACGAAATGCTCGGGCGTAATCAGCACGATAAGAACAAGCAAAAGGTTAAGAAAAAGTTGGAAGACTACCTTGAGCAAAAGCGCTTGCGTAAAAACCTAGGCGAAGACGATTTAAGCGATTACACCGATTAA
- a CDS encoding PLP-dependent aminotransferase family protein — protein sequence MILKAVSHQGHEFLYQQVIQLIRDMSAQQALLPGEKLPSLRKMASNLNISIPTVKQAYQALEDQGVIEAREKSGYFLKAVNMASSLPKRVKLSREPVIVNKQALIEQVYTAIHQAHVVPFGVANPVAAAPTDKALARNMRRVMTLAGSSAINYGPLDGYAPLKKQLIHRYLDFGIGINMDEMVITNGAQEALAIALKCVTKPGDVVAIESPCYHGIIELIESLGLKALEIPLCPDNGIWLNDLAQALNEHDIKACLFSTAISNPVGSFMPDENREQLVELVESHNVVLIEDDVYGDLYFTPKRGTPAIAYSKKGLVLSCSSFSKTAAPSYRVGWLIAGKFAGQARRYKRALSCSTSLINQWTLSEFVFSGEYDRNLKVLRQRLRTNKEHMRRCLQQAMPKGTRISDPQGGCVIWLDLGSEYDSQKLFLLALEVGISITPGLIFSASNKYKSCIRLSYGVQWSEQIEQAIVTLGKLTLLAKKVA from the coding sequence ATGATTTTAAAAGCGGTTAGCCATCAGGGGCATGAGTTTTTGTACCAGCAAGTTATTCAGCTGATCAGGGATATGAGTGCTCAACAGGCTTTATTGCCTGGAGAAAAGCTGCCGTCATTACGTAAAATGGCTAGCAACCTCAATATAAGTATTCCTACGGTAAAGCAGGCCTATCAAGCGCTAGAAGATCAGGGGGTTATAGAGGCACGCGAAAAATCAGGCTACTTTTTAAAAGCCGTTAACATGGCAAGCAGCTTACCAAAACGGGTTAAGTTAAGCCGCGAGCCTGTGATTGTAAACAAGCAGGCGCTGATTGAGCAGGTATACACAGCCATTCATCAGGCCCATGTGGTGCCTTTTGGAGTAGCTAACCCGGTTGCTGCGGCACCAACCGATAAAGCCTTAGCCAGAAATATGCGCCGAGTAATGACACTTGCCGGTAGTAGCGCTATTAATTACGGGCCACTGGATGGTTATGCACCGTTAAAAAAGCAGCTTATTCATCGCTATTTAGACTTTGGCATTGGTATTAATATGGATGAAATGGTGATCACTAATGGTGCGCAAGAAGCACTGGCAATTGCACTCAAATGCGTAACTAAGCCCGGTGATGTAGTGGCCATAGAGAGCCCTTGTTATCACGGAATTATAGAGTTAATAGAAAGTTTAGGCCTTAAAGCACTAGAAATACCTTTATGCCCAGATAATGGTATTTGGCTAAACGATTTAGCGCAGGCGCTTAATGAGCACGATATTAAAGCGTGTTTATTTTCTACGGCTATTAGTAATCCGGTTGGTAGTTTTATGCCAGATGAAAATCGAGAACAACTGGTGGAACTAGTTGAAAGCCATAACGTAGTGCTCATTGAAGATGACGTATATGGTGACCTATACTTTACACCCAAACGAGGTACACCGGCTATAGCGTATTCCAAAAAAGGCTTGGTGCTAAGTTGTTCGTCTTTTTCTAAAACGGCTGCCCCTAGTTATCGAGTTGGTTGGCTTATTGCGGGAAAATTTGCAGGGCAAGCTAGGCGTTATAAAAGAGCATTGAGTTGTTCTACCTCACTAATTAATCAATGGACGTTATCAGAATTTGTTTTTAGCGGTGAATACGACCGTAATTTAAAAGTACTTAGGCAGCGTTTACGCACTAATAAAGAGCATATGCGACGTTGCTTACAGCAAGCTATGCCAAAAGGTACACGGATCAGCGATCCACAAGGTGGCTGTGTTATTTGGTTAGACTTAGGCAGCGAGTATGATAGCCAAAAGCTATTTTTATTAGCGCTTGAGGTAGGTATAAGCATTACTCCAGGGTTGATATTTTCAGCTTCAAATAAATACAAAAGCTGTATAAGGCTAAGTTATGGTGTGCAGTGGAGTGAGCAAATAGAGCAAGCAATTGTCACACTGGGTAAACTTACCTTACTAGCAAAAAAAGTAGCCTAA
- a CDS encoding cytochrome b/b6 domain-containing protein, protein MFKVKVWDGFVRSFHWLLVFSIAVLYFSIEEGMIELHFIAGFFTLALILTRLIWGIIGSKTAKLSALIHSPQAVITSLKTNKTPLGHSAPGSYMVLLFFILIITQLVSGLMSSDGILTDGPLAQYVSSSTVDFANWLHSLNFDILLYAIGLHVLAIVFYKIKGKPLVKAMITGTKQQPNEKPAILTKAPWLAWIVFLILLVVLMTTWGSEPLSYLLNLG, encoded by the coding sequence ATGTTTAAAGTAAAAGTATGGGATGGCTTTGTCAGAAGCTTTCACTGGTTATTAGTGTTTAGTATTGCCGTGCTCTATTTTAGTATTGAAGAAGGTATGATTGAACTACACTTTATTGCTGGTTTTTTTACCTTGGCACTTATTTTAACGCGGTTAATATGGGGGATTATAGGTAGTAAAACAGCAAAGTTAAGCGCGTTAATACACTCACCGCAAGCGGTAATAACATCACTTAAAACTAATAAAACTCCGCTTGGGCATTCTGCACCAGGTAGCTATATGGTGTTGTTGTTTTTTATACTTATTATTACGCAGCTCGTTAGTGGCTTAATGAGTAGTGATGGTATTTTAACGGATGGGCCATTAGCGCAGTACGTGTCGAGCAGTACAGTTGATTTTGCTAATTGGTTACATAGTTTAAACTTTGACATTTTACTTTATGCTATTGGTTTGCATGTTTTAGCAATTGTATTTTATAAGATTAAAGGCAAGCCTTTAGTTAAGGCGATGATCACCGGAACGAAGCAGCAGCCAAATGAAAAACCAGCAATACTTACTAAAGCACCTTGGTTAGCATGGATAGTATTTTTAATATTGCTTGTAGTGCTTATGACCACCTGGGGCAGCGAGCCACTTAGTTATTTACTTAACTTGGGTTAA
- a CDS encoding YggN family protein produces MKKLLLVSTLICAPAVMAHNDNDSTVSFNNEQCNVEFKNDVRIKPNELEIFTADKQTMQFNTNGNLTINGESVALNHSQQKALTQYSDSLRTQLPEVANIALEGVKIAGVALQEVANAFNIDGLDNISSLMDDIKLEVQNTFYQQDTFVMGQQSFNQFGENFEQQFEQQIESAVESAVMQSMGSILVALGSELLGSGGDMQAFEQRMENMGTQIEEKVEQHADALEKRANALCENFANIAKQEEQLVVQVPELKGYQLFSFKQN; encoded by the coding sequence ATGAAAAAATTACTATTAGTGAGCACTTTAATATGTGCACCTGCCGTTATGGCACATAATGATAACGATTCAACAGTGTCATTTAATAATGAGCAATGTAATGTAGAATTTAAAAATGATGTACGCATTAAGCCTAACGAACTAGAGATTTTTACCGCCGATAAGCAAACTATGCAATTTAATACCAATGGTAATTTAACCATTAATGGTGAATCGGTAGCGCTTAATCATTCCCAGCAAAAGGCGCTAACTCAATATTCAGATAGTTTACGCACGCAATTACCCGAAGTAGCAAATATAGCCTTAGAAGGCGTTAAAATTGCCGGTGTTGCACTGCAAGAAGTTGCTAATGCTTTTAATATTGATGGCCTCGATAATATCTCATCGTTAATGGACGACATTAAACTTGAAGTACAAAATACTTTTTATCAACAAGACACCTTTGTTATGGGCCAGCAAAGTTTTAATCAATTTGGTGAAAACTTTGAGCAGCAGTTCGAACAACAAATAGAGAGCGCTGTTGAGTCGGCTGTAATGCAATCTATGGGGAGTATTTTAGTTGCTTTAGGTTCTGAATTACTTGGCTCAGGAGGCGACATGCAAGCCTTTGAGCAACGTATGGAAAACATGGGTACGCAAATAGAAGAAAAAGTAGAGCAGCATGCCGATGCGCTCGAAAAGCGTGCCAATGCCTTATGCGAAAATTTTGCCAATATAGCTAAACAAGAAGAGCAGTTAGTAGTCCAAGTACCTGAACTTAAAGGTTACCAATTATTTAGCTTTAAACAAAACTAG